ataaggaaaaagaagagagaggggagcagagcacccagacagaaaacctgatgaaagaggcagaagcacagacgacgaagactgaagagagaaaagaccagcaagaagtggtggaagtggccagaacagacagacgcccaaggaagaagagaatggtaatcaagaaagccccagtatgtgtcattggagacagcatggtaaggaagactcctgactttgtgagaagggaaattgagtccaccagcatgggaggtgctaagatccaaggcgtcaagaggaaagttaaggaagaagtgcaagaaatggaagagagaagcctgctagttATCCAAGGAGGAGTTaacaacttagtagaggcaggtgctgaagagacagtaaaggaagtgatagaagcagtgagggcagcagaagaaaagatgtgtgtggctgtggtgggggtcctgcggcgcccacgggaaagagtgcagtatgagaaggtcagaagagaaacgaaccgcaagatatgcatggaactcatgaaAGTCAAAATAgaatggatggcagagaagaagggcaacgtgagcttcctggacatggatgggatcctcgaccaggacaaattcttcgGGAGAGACGGGGTCCACCTCAATCACAATgggaatgagaggctaggacatcgactggctgagtggatgagggcgaggcaggtgtatTGTGTGGACGaggcatgacgaggaggacccactgatgtcagtgaatatggaagaaaagagactagccaggcaagtaaatgtgtgaagattggctgtatgaatgtgagaggatggggtgtgggcaagtttgaggatgtatgcaaggagctcagggagtggaggttcgacttagttgggctcactgagactcacctgagagatgatgtacgaatggagggatgcgagtatgttatgattggaaaggggcgtaaggcacaggaaacactgggaggaggtgTAGCCCTActttataagaaagaaagaggactgaaagtagaggagattgatgtgggggagtgtacaagtagtgaggatgtgcttgcagtcagagtggaatgcatggatggtcatggcagaccagagaaggtggtactggtggtagcgtacatgactgtcatgggtgaaagagcagaaagggaaaataggaggaagtatgacatacttaagaaagttgtgagagagcatggagaggagagtgctagttatgggtgacatgaatgcacatgtgggaatactgggggaacaggtgaacaggactggtgaaatgcttggagagtttgttgatgaactagagctggaaaatctgaatgttactttggctgagggacgtgtgacttggagtgcaagagagcagGAGTCGGCAGTTGACTACGTGttgatgaatggaagaatgcgtgaaattgtgtcgcatatgtggatagatgaggatggtttggttgatattgtgtctgatcacaacatgctggttgtggagtgcttgatgcagggtgggaatgaagtgaaagtggcaagtaagaaaaagaagtggagactgagagatgtagggtgggagaactttcaggttgaactgagtgagagaagctaggacgacgaaagtgtgcatgacgtggagcatctgaatgagaaactggttgaggacgtgaggggtgctgctgagaaccagatagggtttgtgagagtaggtaaaagaaagaatgtatgtaaaccatggtggaattgTAAGATAGCTAGGCAGGGGAACGAGACACAGGGACACACGTCTCTCCTTTATTGGGCTCGGCCCGGAACTGAGGATACACTCTTGGCGACAAGCAGTGCTTGGCTTGCCGCCGCGAAAACATATcgtacaaataataatatatccaaTATCCCCCGTAAGATAAATGTGTGCCTGCAACACATTAATCtgatatgtgtatgtgtgtgtgtgtgttacacatAGTCGCTCAGCCACCCCGGTCGCCGCACCTGCCTCCTGGGTGCGGGGCGTAGCTGAGGTTGGGTGGGGGTTGAGACTTGTGTGGGTGTCGTGGTTGGTTGAGCGGCCGGCGGGGTTGGTGGGCGCAGGGTTGGCGGTGCGGGCGGTGGGGTTGACTCAGCGACGGGCCGCAGATGCTTCCTGTTCCTGAGACTTATTCGGCCGCTACCATCAAGCCTGACGGTGTACTGCCTGTAGGGCAGCGCCTCCACGATCAAGCCCGTGCGGTCCCACGTGCCCCAGGCCTGGTTCTGCATCCTTACTCGTGTGCCGGGGGACAGGGGCCGGAGCTGTCTGGGTGTGCAGGTTGCCATCAGGGTGttgccttcctcccccattttcacttctctctcacgCAGCGTCCTTCCCCAGTGCCTGTCCACCTTGTAATGTCGTCGGGCTGTTGGCACGCCATCACGCAGCTGCCTTCCGGTGGCAAGTTGGGCGGGGGACTTGTTGACAGATCGCAGCGGGGTGTTAAGGTATTGCAGCACAGCGAGGGAGGTTTTGTCCGTGTCCAATGAGCCCCCACTACCTGTGTTGGCTCTGATGATTCTTTTGGCCGTCTTGACCGCTGCTTCGGCCCGCCCGTTTGACTGTGGGTACTGTGCTGAGGACAGGCGTGCAATGACACTCCACTTCTTGAGGAATTCCGACATTTCCTCGCTCGCCAGGTTCGGCCCCCCATCAGTGGACAGCTGTTCCGGGGCGCCCCATCGCTTGAAGTACTGCCTCATTTGACTCTTGATTTTATTAGATGTAGCACCGTGTGGGAAATGGGCGAGTTCTAGCCATCCAGTGAGCCTGTCAGCGTAGACCATGTAGGTGTGCCCCTCATGCTGAAACATGTCCGCCACTGTGGATTGGAATGGGTACTCTGGGGGCGGCGTGATGACGAGTGTTTCTGAGGGCTGAGAGGGAGCGTGCGTCTCGCATGACGTGCACGACGCCCGGTAGTGTTGCAGGTCCCCTTCCAACCCGGGCCAGTATACACATTGCCTTGCCCTCCGCAGCATGGAATCTAGCCCTTGGTGACCAGCGTGTAAGTTTGCTGCTACCTGTGGGCGGAGGGGCTCAGGAATCACGAGTCGCACACAACCCTGGTCAAAGGTGTATGTGACAAGGTCTTGAGAGACTGCCAACCGGTCCCTCACGCCATAGAACGGGCGCAGGCAGGCCACTTCTTGCGCCTTGTGTGGGTGCCAGTCCGCGGCCAACACTTTGGCCAGTAGTAGTTGGTAGACAGGGTCGTCGGCTGCAGATTTTCTCACCGCTGACTCGTCGAGAACGTGATCCTTGTGTTCGGCTGTAGCGATGACCATGGCTGCTACTGCCTCGGTGAGGTCCTCATCCAGGTCGGCGTCGGTGTCTGTGGTGGGGCTTCTGAGGGCTGGGTACCTGGACAGGAAGTCGGCTGCGGCGTTCCTTTTTCCTGGCAGATATTTGACTTGAAAGCGGTACTATAGCGTTCGCTCCTTGAGCTGGAAGAGTCGTGGGTTGATGACTTCTGTGAGGGCCCTGTCCCCCAGCAGCTTGGTGAGAGGGCGGTGGTCGGTGACGATGGTGAGGTTCGGGCACCCCAACAAGAACAGCCGGGCTTTCTGGAggcaccacaccacagccaaGGTTTCCCCCTCTACCGCGGCGTAACCAGTCTCGGCGGCCGTGAGGTGGCGGGTTCCGCACAGGGCCAGACGCCAGCCCGCCCTGCAGCAGAagggagcagcagcagacgaGCAGTGGCAGAACTGCTGCAGGATAATGAATCCAATGCCCTCCCTGCTCCAGTCTGTGAGGGCAACTGTGGGGCGGGTTTTGTCGTAATATGCCAGGCCGTCCTTTGCAAGCTGGCATATGGTGTCCTGAGCGCGGCGGAATTTCTCCTGCAGGTGCTCGTCCCAGTACACAGCCTTTCCGCACGGCTTCTTCAGGAGCTCCCTGAAGGCGTTCATGACTGGGGCTGTGGCGAGGAATGGGGCAAGTTGATTGACAAACCCGTACCACGACCTGATGTCTGAGATGGAGGGCTTGTCAGGCATCCTGAAGCTTTTGATTGCCGCTAGGTGCTCGTCTGTGGGTTTGTACTCCTCCCAGCCGAGGCGAAAACCCACGAAATCCACCTCCCTCCGTGCGAACTGGAATTTTTCAGGCTTCAAAGTAATCCCCTTGGCTGCACAGGTCGCCAGAAACTTGTACGTGTGCCAGAATGCGTCTTCGATGTTGCTGTCGTAGAGGAGGGTGTCGTCGATACACTTGTGCTTCCTCACGATGCCTTGGATGGCGTCATCGAAGCGCTTTGTGTATGCGTCGCCAGCAGAACAGTGGCCCATGGGGGTCCGGAGGTACCTGAACCTCCCCCATggggtgatgaaggtggtgagaCTTCGACTCTCCTCGTCCAGCCTGACTTGGTGGTACCCCCAATAAGCGTCAGCCACTGTCTTGAAGCAATGTTTGGGGACACTAGACACCATGTCGAAGGGGGCGGGGGTGTGGTGTGTCTCTCTGCGGCATGCGGCGTTGAGGCGCTGGTAATCGACGGTGCGTCGCGGTTGCCCTCATTTCTTTGCTACCACAACCATGCGGGCACACCACTCCGTGGGTTCCCCTGCCGGGACGGGCTCGATGACGCCTCGCCGTACGTCGTCTTCAAGCTGGGCTTTCACCTCGTCCTCCCAGTGTTTCGGCACCGAGGCGGGCGTGTGGCAGGCGTAGGGGACAGCGTTGGGTGCCAGGTGGATGTGGTGAGGCTCGCCGTCCATCACGGGCAGCGGGCTCCTTGTGGTGTTGAAGGCGGAGGCCGAGAAGTGTTGTAGTAGCCACTCCTCTAGCCGTCGTATGTGCTCCTCGTGTGGCGGGAATGGTATCGTAGCGGGCTTGGCAGGCGGCCGGGCAGGCTCGGCGGTCGTGTCACGCGCTTCCACTGCTTGCACTGTCGGCagggagtggtgagggaagcCGGCGGGCACCAGCCCCAGCTCCTCGCACGCGCTCAGTGACAGGAACAGCGACCTGGCGGAGGGTACGAAGTATACTTCTTGCTGTGTAGCATGGCCGCCAAGTTAAATGTCACACCGGCACGATCCGAGGCACCGTAAGGGCAAGTCCGCTACATCCCGCAAGCCTGCACATCCCTGTAGCTGCGTGGGTTGTATGTTGAGACTGGACAGGAGGGCCGCCCCCGCGACGCACACCTGGGCGCCGGTGTCCGCCACAGCTGCTGTGCGGTGCTTGGCGCCCTTGCCAAGCGCCACTGTTACCTCTATGGTGGGTTGGCGGGACACGTTCGCGCCTGCCGTTGTCACTGATCCCGAGACGGCGTAGGCAGATGCAGTGCTGTGTGGGCGCTTGGAGCTCCTGCAGCACCTCTTGAAGTGACCTTTCTTACGACAGGCGATGCAGACTGCTTCCCTGGCCGGGCAGGAAGCTCTGTCAGGGGCGTGCAAAGTACCACAGTTCCAGCAAGTACGTGAGGGCTGTGTCTTGCCagaggtggtggcagcggcggcgtcgAGCGTCTGGTTCCCGTTCTCCTCGGCCCGCACGGTGCCAGCCGCGCGACTGCTTTCCCGCCAACCGCCCACGCCTGTGGTGTGTTGGCGGGCTGCCTCATATGCACAACACATGGCCCTTAGGGCGTCCACACTGCCTAACGAGTCACACGCCTGATACACCTGCTGTTTGAGGCCCGTGTCGCGGATGCCTACCACAAGCTTTTTCAATAGCAAGTACTCAGAGAGGTTGAGGCTGCACTGGGGACACTCGAAAGCGCAGTCGTTGACTTTCTGGGCGCCCCGTACGAAGAAGTCACTAACACACTCGTCCTGCCCTTGGCTGACACCGAAAAACTCTGCCCACTGCACTGCCGGGGTGGAGGAGCGAAGCACTAGGTTACCAATGGCGTCCAGCGCCTCCTGCTGTGTGAGGGCGCTCCACTGATTGAAGGTGAATCTGGCGTCCAAGGCACGTTGCAGCGGGGGGCCACAGAGGAGTCTGACGTGATGGACCGCTTCCTGGCGTGGCCACTTGCTGAGGAGAAGCCAGCACTCCATGGACCGTTTCCACGACCTGAATGCAGCTGGTGTCATATCCAGGTCGCATTTCTCGGGGGCAGCCGAGAGAGAGGCACCCGAGGGGCGGGCGCCACGTTGCCTCGTGTGATGAGCGCCGCCATGTTGGCCTGCAAGGTGGTGATGGCTTGTTGCTGGTCACTGATGGTCTGCCTTGCCTGCTGGAGCAGCGGCTGGAGGCTGCGAGGAACCACTGTCGTCGAGGCCCTAGGCGTCGAGCGAGGGGATCGGCGAGGTAGAGGCATCTTGACCGGTGTAGGTAAGGGTTTCACTGCGCCATGTAAGATA
Above is a window of Scylla paramamosain isolate STU-SP2022 chromosome 31, ASM3559412v1, whole genome shotgun sequence DNA encoding:
- the LOC135116294 gene encoding uncharacterized protein K02A2.6-like → MVIATAEHKDHVLDESAVRKSAADDPVYQLLLAKVLAADWHPHKAQEVACLRPFYGVRDRLAVSQDLVTYTFDQGCVRLVIPEPLRPQVAANLHAGHQGLDSMLRRARQCVYWPGLEGDLQHYRASCTSCETHAPSQPSETLVITPPPEYPFQSTVADMFQHEGHTYMVYADRLTGWLELAHFPHGATSNKIKSQMRQYFKRWGAPEQLSTDGGPNLASEEMSEFLKKWSVIARLSSAQYPQSNGRAEAAVKTAKRIIRANTGSGGSLDTDKTSLAVLQYLNTPLRSVNKSPAQLATGRQLRDGVPTARRHYKVDRHWGRTLREREVKMGEEGNTLMATCTPRQLRPLSPGTRVRMQNQAWGTWDRTGLIVEALPYRQYTVRLDGSGRISLRNRKHLRPVAESTPPPAPPTLRPPTPPAAQPTTTPTQVSTPTQPQLRPAPRRQVRRPGWLSDYV